The proteins below are encoded in one region of Populus alba chromosome 2, ASM523922v2, whole genome shotgun sequence:
- the LOC118050479 gene encoding autophagy-related protein 8i, which translates to MGKSFKDEFTFEQRLEESQDIIAKYPLRVPVVVERYCKTDLPEMEKKKYLVPRDMSVGQFIHILSSRLRLTPGKALFVFVKDTLPQTAALMDSVYESLKDEDGFLYMCYSSEKTFGHTVLIS; encoded by the exons ATGGGAAAGTCTTTCAAGGATGAGTTCACTTTCG AGCAAAGGCTGGAAGAATCACAAGATATTATTGCCAAGTACCCCCTTCGAGTTCCC GTTGTCGTTGAAAGATACTGCAAAACTGACCTTCCTGAGATGGAAAAGAAGAA ATATCTGGTTCCTCGAGATATGTCTGTTGGGCAATTCATTCACATTTTAAGCAGCAGGCTTCGTTTGACACCTGGGAAAGCCCTCTTTGTGTTTGTCAAGGATACCTTACCTCAAACAG CTGCTTTAATGGACTCCGTTTATGAATCCCTGAAGGACGAAGATGGATTTCTATACATGTGTTATAGCAGTGAAAAAACCTTTGGTCATACTGTTCTGATTAGTTAA
- the LOC118050477 gene encoding uncharacterized protein, whose product MDDSCAVCAEALEWVAYGACGHRDVCSTCVSRLRFICDDRRCCICKTESSVVFVTKALGDYTRMINDFLLLPSEPKEGRMGSYWYHEDTQAFFDDVDHYKMIKAMCRLSCSVCDKEESNDGSKRRGKFRNINQLKGHLFHQHKLHMCSLCLEGRKVFICEQKLYSRAQLNQHISTGDSEVDGSESERGGFMGHPMCEFCKKPFYGDNELYTHMSTEHYTCHLCQRQHPGQYEYYKNYDDLEIHFRRDHFLCDDEGCLAKKFIVFQTEAELKRHNTIEHAGHMSRSQRNAALQIPTSFRYRQSNEQGNRHGRGRTFRLDQADNQLSIAIQASLETAHSESTSRDRSSSAQAISDHVDLSDIDPIVQPFESLTATDPETTLRYLQALGPSSWNAPLQESSFPPLFTTASSGQQQAKDESESLPNNTMATHLRRQNNRNATVINSPQQWPAASRGHVSSNPALYRPTLDTSPLSSRSSASGPGLSNYASSIQSHAQTRPAAVRGHPSASSVGSSGTTSRISSTASTSNVADSGSLKPSISDFPPVSAVPMHKMPTSSQVVLNVEEFQTANKSLVEKIRAALENDEDRYTLFKDISGQYRQGSIDTGEYLDYVQQFGLSRLIPELARLCPDAQKQKELVETYNASLRSSGKKENGWGRGSAQLKGTNGSKEGKGIAENDSSSKDRLTDSFINTVRALQSNYKPVEDEAQLLSKDGYRAAKGKSSVMLDEREMEPRIQNGSLSAGDGSSKNLKDGGREKQRKKTSKFQRARLGDGSMAALLDLQNSEPDPRETVENRIDDSSNSVGGLPVRGVWRKGGGQKLFP is encoded by the exons ATGGACGATAGCTGTGCGGTGTGTGCGGAGGCTCTAGAATGGGTTGCATACGGCGCGTGTGGCCATCGTGACGTTTGCTCCACGTGCGTGTCTCGGCTCCGTTTCATATGCGACGATCGCCGCTGCTGTATCTGCAAGACCGAGTCATCTGTCGTTTTTGTCACCAAG GCTTTAGGGGATTATACAAGGATGATTAATGACTTTTTGCTCTTGCCATCTGAACCAAAGGAGGGTCGAATGGGATCTTACTGGTACCATGAGGACACACAAGCATTTTTTGACGATGTTGAccattataaaatgataaaggCCATGTGCAGATTGTCATGTAGTGTATGTGACAAGGAGGAATCAAATGATGGATCCAAGCGTCGGGGGAAGTTTAGAAATATTAATCAGCTGAAGGGTCATTTATTTCATCAACATAAATTGCATATGTGTAGCCTGTGCTTAGAAGGACGAAAG GTTTTTATTTGTGAGCAAAAGCTATACAGTAGAGCACAATTGAATCAGCATATCAGCACGGGTGATTCTGAGGTTGACGGAAGTGAAAGTGAAAGAGGTGGCTTCATGGGACATCCCATGTGTGAATTCTGTAAAAAACCGTTCTATGGAGATAATGAGCTGTATACACATATGTCAACCGAACACTACACCTGTCATCTATGCCAGAG GCAGCATCCAGGACAATATGAATATTACAAGAATTATGATGACCTAGAG ATTCACTTCCGTCGAGACCATTTTCTATGTGATGATGAGGGCTGTCTTGCCAAGAAGTTTATTGTCTTTCAAACTGAAGCAGAGTTGAAG AGACATAATACAATTGAACATGCTGGTCATATGTCTCGTTCTCAGCGAAATGCTGCTCTCCAG ATACCAACTAGCTTTCGATATCGTCAAAGTAATGAACAAGGTAATCGTCATGGAAGGGGACGAACATTCCGTCTTGATCAAGCAGATAACCAACTCTCCATAGCCATTCAAGCTAGCCTGGAGACAGCACATTCAGAAAGCACATCTCGTGATCGATCATCCAGTGCACAAGCAATCTCTGATCATGTAGATTTAAGTGATATTGACCCAATAGTTCAGCCATTTGAATCATTAACTGCTACTGATCCTGAAACAACATTGAGATATCTTCAAGCCTTGGGGCCTTCTTCTTGGAATGCACCTTTGCAAGAATCTTCTTTTCCTCCGCTCTTTACGACTGCAAGCAGTGGTCAACAACAGGCCAAAGATGAATCAGAAAGTTTGCCTAATAATACAATGGCGACGCATCTTCGGCGCCAGAACAACAGAAATGCAACAGTAATCAACTCACCCCAGCAGTGGCCGGCAGCAAGCCGTGGGCATGTATCAAGTAATCCAGCACTCTATAGACCTACATTAGATACATCACCTTTGAGCTCAAGGAGTTCTGCTAGTGGACCTGGTCTCTCTAATTATGCAAGTTCTATTCAGTCCCATGCTCAGACTCGACCTGCAGCAGTCCGTGGGCATCCCTCAGCTAGTTCGGTGGGGAGCTCAGGCACTACAAGTAGGATAAGCAGCACTGCATCAACCTCAAATGTTGCTGACTCTGGATCATTGAAGCCCTCTATTTCAGATTTTCCTCCAGTTTCTGCAGTGCCAATGCACAAGATGCCTACTAGTAGCCAGGTTGTTCTGAATGTGGAAGAATTTCAAACTGCAAACAAGTCATTGGTGGAAAAGATACGTGCTGCtcttgaaaatgatgaagatagaTATACTCTTTTTAAAGACATATCTGGACAGTATCGTCAGGGTTCAATTGACACAGGAGAGTACCTGGACTATGTCCAGCAATTTGGCTTATCACGTCTCATTCCTGAGCTGGCTAGACTTTGTCCTGATGCTCAGAAACAGAAAGAGCTTGTTGAAACCTACAATGCTAGTTTGAGAAGCAGTGGGAAGAAAGAGAATGGCTGGGGCCGTGGTAGTGCCCAGTTAAAAGGCACTAATGGATCCAAGGAAGGCAAGGGAATAGCTGAAAACGATAGCAGTTCAAAGGATAGATTGACAGATAGCTTTATTAATACTGTTCGAGCGCTGCAGTCAAATTACAAGCCTGTGGAAGATGAGGCGCAGCTGCTGTCAAAGGATGGGTATCGGGCTGCCAAAGGCAAGTCGAGTGTCATGCTTGATGAGCGGGAAATGGAACCAAGAATCCAAAATGGCTCTTTATCTGCAGGCGATGGATCTAGTAAAAACCTAAAAGACGGGGGTAGGGAGAAGCAACGGAAGAAAACCTCCAAGTTTCAGAGAGCAAGGCTTGGTGATGGCTCAATGGCGGCCCTGTTGGATCTCCAAAACTCGGAACCTGATCCTCGCGAAACAGTGGAGAACAGGATAGACGATAGCAGTAACTCAGTAGGAGGGTTACCTGTGCGTGGAGTCTGGAGAAAAGGCGGGGGGCAGAAACTCTTTCCATGA